TGGGGGGCTTTCTGTTCTTGGAGGGGCGTCGCCGCCGCAGGGAGGGGATCCCCACCCGCCTGTCGGAGCCGGACCGGTTCGGCCTGCTGCTCTTCGCCTACGGGGCCTTTCTGGTGCTGGTGCCGGAGCTGGTCTACCTCCGGGACATCTACGAGAACGGCTACGCCCGGGCCAACACCATGTTCAAGTTCACCTACCAGGCCTTCATCCTCCTGGCCCTGGGCAGCGCCTACGCCGCCGGGCGGGTGCTCTCCTCCCTGGAGCGGCCGCTGGTGCGGATCCCCGGCCTCATGGCCGGGGCGCTGCTTCTGGCCATGCCCCTCTTCTACCCCCCCCTGGCGGTGTCGGGAGGCTACGCCCCTCCCGCCCGGGGGGACTATCGGGGGTTGGACGGTCTGGCCTTCCTGAAGGCCAAGGATGCGGGGGACTATGCGGCGGCCCTGTGGCTTCGGGACCGGGAGCCCCGGCAGGTGGCCATCCTGGAGGCCTACGGGGACAGCTACTCCGACCACGGACGCATCTCCATGGCCACGGGGCTGCCCACGGTGCAGGGGTGGTACGTCCACGAGTGGCTCTGGCGGGGGGACCCCCAGGTACCCCGGGACCGGGAGGGGGAGGTGCGCCGGGTGTACGAAAGCCCCGGATCTCCCGAGGCCCGGAAGGTGCTGGACCGCTACGGCATCCGGTACATCGTGGTGGGGGAGATCGAACGGAAGAAGTTCCCCACCCTGGACGAGGCGGGGCTGGAAGCTCTGGGCAAGCAGGTCTTCTCCTCCGGCAAGACCCGGATCATCCAGGTGGAGGGGCGCTAGAGGGATCCTTCCCCGGGGGCCTCAGAAGGTCCGCAAGCAGCAGAAGGGCCCCGGCGGAGAGAAACAGGTCCGCCAGGTTCAGGGAAGGCAGGGGGAGGGGGTGGCGCAGCGCCAGGTAGTCCACCACCCCTCCCCGGAGGAACCGGTCCGTCAGGTTGCCCAGGGCCCCTCCCCAGAGGAGGGCCAGCTCGGGGCACCGCAGGGGCGAGGAACGCAGCCGCGCCGAGAGCGCCCCCAGGGCGGCGAGGCCCCCCAGGGCCAGGAGGAGGCCCCACCCCCCGGAGGCCCCCAGGGAGAAGGCCACCCCCCTGTTGAGGGAGGGGGCCAGGGCGGCCCACCCGGCGTCCCGAGGGAGGAGCCCCTCCGCGCCCAGGCGCAGCACCTGGGCCTTCACCCCCTGGTCCAGGAGCGCCAGGGCGAGGGCCCACCCGGCGAAGGACCAGCGGCGGGGGGGACGAACCGGGGGGGGCGGGGTCGCCCCCGCCCCCCCCGCGCATCCACGGGGCTTCACGCCCTAGGCCACCGTGACGTCCCGGTTCAGGTACACGTCCTGCACCGCCTGGATGAGGGCGACCCCCTCCTTGAAGGGCTTCTGGAAGGCCTTGCGCCCCAGGATGAGCCCCGTGCCGCCCCCCCGCTTGTTGAGCACCGCGGTGTGCACCGCCTCCTCCAGGTCCCGGGACCCGGAGGCCCCGCCGGAGTTGATGAGCCCCATGCGGCCCATGTAGCAGTTGGCCACCTGCCAGCGTACCCAGTCGATGGGGTGGTCCGGCACCAGGTCCCCGTAGACCCGGTCGTCGGTCTTCCCGAACTTCAGTGCCCGGAACCCCCCGTTGTTCTCCGGCAGCTTCTGCTTGATCAGGTCCGCCTCGATGGTCACCCCCAGGTGGTTTCCCTGTCCCGTGAGGTCCGCGCTGACGTGGTAGTCCGTCTTGCCCTGCACGAAGGCGGGGTTGCGCAGGTAGCACCACAGGATGGTGGCCATGCCCAGCTCATGGGCGTGGTGGAAGGCCTCGGAGATCTCCAGGATCTGTCGACGGCTTTCGGGAGAGCCGAAATAGATCGTGGCTCCCACCGCCGCCGCCCCCATGTTCCAGGCCTGGTCCACCGAGGCGAAGAGGGTCTGGTCGTGCTGGTTGGGGTAGGAGAGAAGCTCGTTGTGGTTGAGCTTCAGGACGAAGGGGATCTTATGGGCGTACTTGCGGGCCACGGACCCCAGGACCCCCAGGGTGCTGGCCACGGCGTTGCACCCCGCCTCCAGGGCCAGGCGCACGATGTTCTCCGGGTCCAGGTAGAGGGGGTTGGGGGCGAAGGAGGCTGCGGCGGAGTGCTCGATGCCCTGGTCCACCGGCAGGATGGACAGGTAGCCCGTGCCCCCCAGCCTTCCGTGGCCGAAGAGCTGCTGCAGGGACCGCAGCACCGGCACGGAACGGTCCGAGGGGAGGAAGACCCGGTCCACGAAGTCCGGTCCGGGCAGGTGGATCTGGTCCTTGGGGATGCCTGCGCACCGATGGGTCAGCAGTTCCTTGGCCTCTGCGCCCAACAGTTCCTCCAGCTTCGCCTGTTTCTTGGCCATGGGGACACCTCCTTTGGTTTCCTCCTCCGGGGAGGGTTTCGCGTTCCCATTCTACCCGCATGGTGGGAGCTCCGGGGCGGGAGGAAACGGGAATCGGTGGACGGGAAGCTCCGGGAGGCGCATCATGGCTCTATCCGAGACGGGAGGTGTGTAGGAAATGCGGGAACTGGACTGGGAGGGGCTGCAGACGGTGGCGGCGGCCCCGGTGCGGCCCGTGGTGGTGGACGTGTGGGACCCCTGCTGTCCCCCCTGCGTGGCCCTGGGGCCCTACTTCGAGGAACTGGGGGAGTCCTACGGAGACCGGCTGGACTTCTACAAGTACAACCGGGCGGAGGATCGGCGGATCATGCAGGGCCTGTCCCTGCGGGGGGTGCCCACCCTGCTGTTCTACCTGCCCGGGGGCGAGCTGATGCGCCGCCTCACGGGGGACCAGGAGGCCACCCGTGAGGCCCTGAGACAGGGGTTGGAGGATCTGCTGGCCCGGGTCGCCGGCTGAGCGATAGGGGGACAATACGACAAAAAAACCGGCACAGCCGGGATCATCGAGAGGAGGAAAGAGGAATGACGAAACTTCGCACGGGGATCCTCGGGTTGGCGGCGGGGCTGCTTCTGTGGGCCCTGCCCGCCTGGGCGGCGGCGCCCTTCCACATCGGCGTGGTGACGGGGACGGTCTCTCAGGGGGAGGACGTGCTCCGGGGGGCGGAGCGCCTTTTGGCCCAGTACGGAGACGTCTCCAAGGGGGGCATGGTGAAGCACGTGACCTACCCGGACAACTTCATGTCCGAGATGGAGACCACCATCGCCCAGATCGTGGGGCTGGCGGATGATCCGAAGATGAAGGTCATCGTGGTGAGCGAGGCCATCCCGGGGACCACCGAGGCCTTCCGGCGGGTGAAGGAGAAGCGCAAGGACATCCTCTGCTTCGCCGGGGAGGCTCAGGAGGACCCGGCGGTCATCGCCAGCGCTGCGGACCTGTCGGTGAGCCAGGACTTTCTCTCCATGGGCTACATCATGGTCCTGGCGGCGAAGAAGATGGGGGCGGACACCTACGTGCACATCTCCTTCCCCCGGCACATGAGCTACGAACTCCTCTCCCGGCGCCGGAAGATCCTGGAGCAGACCTGCAAGGACCTGGGGATGAAGTTCGTCTTCGAGACCGCCCCGGACCCCACCAGCGACGTGGGGGTGGCGGGGGCCCAGCAGTACGTGCTGGAAAAAGTCCCGGCGTGGCTGGCCAAGTACGGCAAGAAGGCGGCGTTCTTCAGCACCAACAACGCCCAGGTGGAGCCCCTGCTCCGGCGCATCGCCGAGCTGGGAGGTTTCTACGTGCAGACCGATTCTCCCCTGCAGGGGTATCCCGGGGCTTTCGGCATCGACCTGTCCAAGCAGAAGGGCAACTTCCCCGCCATCCTGAAGAAGATCGAGCAGGCGGTGGCCGCCCGGGGCGGCTCGGGACGTCTGGCCACCTGGCCCTACGCCTCGGGGTACGCCATCACCGCGGGTCTGGGAGAGTTCGGCAAGCGGGTGGTGGAGGGCAAGGCCCGTCTGGGGAACTTCCGGCACCTCATGCAGGCCCTGGACGCGGTCTCTCCGGGCATCGCCTGGAACGGCAGCCTCTACACCGACGTGGCCACGGGGGTGAAGACCCGGAACTTCGTCCTGGTCTACCAGGACACCTACGTGCTGGGCAAGGGACGGCTGGGCCTGGACAAGGCCTCGGTGCCCCAGAAGATCTACCGGATCAAGTAGCGTTTCTCTGCCGAGGGAGGCGCAGGGAAGGGGGGAGGGTTTTCGACCTCCCCCCTTCCGGCGGAAGCGCTCAGGGACACGGCTCCTCTCTTCGGGGGGGCCGTGTCTTTTCCTGTGCTCTGCGAGCCTCCAGGGCACGGCGGATTTCCCGCACGCTTTGGAACACGTCCACGTTCCAGACGTCCGCCCCGATTTTCTCGGACCACCCTCGGGACGTCCTCCCTCCTGCCCGCAATCTCCTGCGGCGTGGCGAAGCAGGGGTCGCTGGCCTCAAGGATTATCCAGCGCCTACAGCAGGGTCGTCTTGCCGCTTCCCAGAAAGCCCGAGAGGAGGAAGACCCGGCACTTGCGGTCCCTCACGATTCGGCCTCCCGGGAGTCCATCTGAAGCCCCAGATGGCACCCCCCCAGCTGGTAGTACAGGCACCGCCTTCCCGCGCAGGGGCTGCAGGGAGAGGGGCCTCCGAAAAACGCCCCCCCCTCCTTCCCCAGGCACAGGAAGGAGTATTGGGTCTTTCGGGGGTGGAACATGACGGAGCCGCGGGTTTCCGCCCCGAGGGTGGCCGCCGTCCTCCCCAGGCGTTCGACGCTCTCCACGAGGGGGCGGGAGGTGTTCCCGGAGCCGGGGTAGAACTCCCCGACGACGCGGTTTTCCCCGAAGGGGCGATCCGGGGAGCCGACCCATTCCCGCAGCAGGCGGTGCATGTCGTAGAGGGCGATGGAGCCCGCCACGTCCAGGAGCAGTCCCCACATGGCGTTTCCCTGCTGGCTCATGACGCGTTCGCACTCCCGTTCCAGCCCGTCCCCCAGGGTCCAGACCATCAGGACCAGCGTCCCCGCGCTTCCGGTCACCTCCCGGGGGAGCACGTCCACCACCTCCTCCGGGGCGATCCCCGCGACGCTGGCCCTGGGGGCGAGGAGCCCTTCTCCCTCCTGGGCCCAGAATCGGCGGAACGCTTCCACCTTGGGGACGTGCCGCTTCCCGAGGGCCTGGTAGTGCCGCTTTAGGGGGGAGAGGTCGACGGCCAAGGGGAGTCCCGGGAACTCCCGGGGGGGATCGTCGCTTCGCCCGGAAGAGAAGTGGATGGTCATGGGTCTCATGGGTTCACCTCCATTGTGTTGCGCAGACAGGGGTTCAGAACGTCATGGCCCGGACGAAGCGCTCCTGAAAGTCCGGAAGGCGGGAAAGCTCGATGTAGCGCATCCTTTGGGCCGTCCGGGTCGTCCGCTCGTAGAAGCTTCGCGAGGCGAGGGCGCGGCAGGCTCCCAGGCCGGAGGTGTTCTGGACGCTTCGCACCTTTTCCGGGGGGACGTCCGGGACCAGGCCGACGGCGATGGCGCTGGGGACGTGGAGGTTGTTCCCGAAAGCCCCCGCCAGCAGGACCTCGTCCACCTCCTCCCGCGTCACGCCCCGTTCCGCAAGCAGCACCTCCACGCCGGTGTGGATGGCCCCCAGGGCCAGCTGGACCTCCCGGACGTCCTTTTGCGTCAGCGCCACCCCTTCCCGATGGTCCCCCAGGAGGAAGATCGTCATGCCCCTCTCGTCCCGGGCGAGGCGTTCCCGAAGCTGCGGGTGGGTGCACCGTTCCGGGGGAACGAACCGCCCGCTCCGCTCCACGATGCCCTCCCGGAGCAGAAGCGCCAGGGCGTCCACCAGCCCGGAACCGCAGAGCCCCTGGGGGCGCCCCCCTCCGATGACATCCAGGCACAGTCCCTCCGGCGCGAGCCTCACCCCTTCCACCGCTCCCTGCTGGGCCCGCATGCCCCACCGGATGCGCGCCCCCTCCAGGGCCGGACCCGCCGCGGTGGCGCAGCAGTGCAGGGCCTCCCGGTTGCCCAGCACGATCTCGTTGTTGGTGCCGATGTCCACGAGAAGCCGCAGGGGGAGTTCCCCGTCCATCTCCATCGCGGTGGTCCCCGCCACGATGTCCCCCCCCACGTAGCCCGCCACGTTGGGGATGAGCCGCACCGGCGCCTCCGGGTGGGGAGCCCGAAGCCCCAGGGATGCGGATCGAACGGGCTCGTGGGCGAGGAAGGCCGGGGCGTAGGGGCTTTTCCCGATGCTCTCCGGGGAGACCCCCAGGAGAAGGTGCTCCATCACCGTGTTTCCCGCCACCACGATTTCCCGGATCTCCCGAGGGGGGACGCCGCTTTGCGCCGCCATCTCCCGGAGGGCGTCGTCCAGCCCGCGGACGATGGCCCCCTGGAGCCCCTCCAGGCCCTGGGGATGGGCCGTGGAGGCGGAAATCCGGGAGATGACGTCGTCCCCGAAGACGATCTGGGGGTTCAGAAAGGAGTGCAGCCCCAGGGGCTTTCGTCCCTGCAGGTCCAGGAGGCAGCAGGCCACCGTGGTGGTGCCCAGGTCCACGGAGACCCCCAGGCCGGGGCGCGGGTCGTCCCAGGGGAGCGTCGTATGCGGGGCGAGGTTCTCCAGGATCTTCTCGTTCGTCCCCTCGGTGGTGTCCAGCACCAGGACGGCGCCGCTTCCGCGCAACGTGGCGCAGCAGGCCAGGCGGACCCCCGATGCCCGATCCGCAGGGGACAGGGTCCGCTCCTCCGTGGGCGATAGGGGGCTCAGGAAGGCGCCCCCCTCCTTCGGGCGGATGCGGCACTTCCCGCAGACCCCCACGCCGCCGCAGGAGTGCCCCAGGGGGACGCCGGCCCGAAGGGCCAGGTCGTCGATCCGT
The sequence above is drawn from the Aminomonas paucivorans DSM 12260 genome and encodes:
- a CDS encoding class I fructose-bisphosphate aldolase is translated as MAKKQAKLEELLGAEAKELLTHRCAGIPKDQIHLPGPDFVDRVFLPSDRSVPVLRSLQQLFGHGRLGGTGYLSILPVDQGIEHSAAASFAPNPLYLDPENIVRLALEAGCNAVASTLGVLGSVARKYAHKIPFVLKLNHNELLSYPNQHDQTLFASVDQAWNMGAAAVGATIYFGSPESRRQILEISEAFHHAHELGMATILWCYLRNPAFVQGKTDYHVSADLTGQGNHLGVTIEADLIKQKLPENNGGFRALKFGKTDDRVYGDLVPDHPIDWVRWQVANCYMGRMGLINSGGASGSRDLEEAVHTAVLNKRGGGTGLILGRKAFQKPFKEGVALIQAVQDVYLNRDVTVA
- a CDS encoding DUF3798 domain-containing protein, whose product is MTKLRTGILGLAAGLLLWALPAWAAAPFHIGVVTGTVSQGEDVLRGAERLLAQYGDVSKGGMVKHVTYPDNFMSEMETTIAQIVGLADDPKMKVIVVSEAIPGTTEAFRRVKEKRKDILCFAGEAQEDPAVIASAADLSVSQDFLSMGYIMVLAAKKMGADTYVHISFPRHMSYELLSRRRKILEQTCKDLGMKFVFETAPDPTSDVGVAGAQQYVLEKVPAWLAKYGKKAAFFSTNNAQVEPLLRRIAELGGFYVQTDSPLQGYPGAFGIDLSKQKGNFPAILKKIEQAVAARGGSGRLATWPYASGYAITAGLGEFGKRVVEGKARLGNFRHLMQALDAVSPGIAWNGSLYTDVATGVKTRNFVLVYQDTYVLGKGRLGLDKASVPQKIYRIK
- a CDS encoding signal peptidase II gives rise to the protein MKPRGCAGGAGATPPPPVRPPRRWSFAGWALALALLDQGVKAQVLRLGAEGLLPRDAGWAALAPSLNRGVAFSLGASGGWGLLLALGGLAALGALSARLRSSPLRCPELALLWGGALGNLTDRFLRGGVVDYLALRHPLPLPSLNLADLFLSAGALLLLADLLRPPGKDPSSAPPPG
- a CDS encoding ASKHA domain-containing protein, whose product is MADRPLRLVFLPSGATAEGIPGERIDDLALRAGVPLGHSCGGVGVCGKCRIRPKEGGAFLSPLSPTEERTLSPADRASGVRLACCATLRGSGAVLVLDTTEGTNEKILENLAPHTTLPWDDPRPGLGVSVDLGTTTVACCLLDLQGRKPLGLHSFLNPQIVFGDDVISRISASTAHPQGLEGLQGAIVRGLDDALREMAAQSGVPPREIREIVVAGNTVMEHLLLGVSPESIGKSPYAPAFLAHEPVRSASLGLRAPHPEAPVRLIPNVAGYVGGDIVAGTTAMEMDGELPLRLLVDIGTNNEIVLGNREALHCCATAAGPALEGARIRWGMRAQQGAVEGVRLAPEGLCLDVIGGGRPQGLCGSGLVDALALLLREGIVERSGRFVPPERCTHPQLRERLARDERGMTIFLLGDHREGVALTQKDVREVQLALGAIHTGVEVLLAERGVTREEVDEVLLAGAFGNNLHVPSAIAVGLVPDVPPEKVRSVQNTSGLGACRALASRSFYERTTRTAQRMRYIELSRLPDFQERFVRAMTF
- a CDS encoding thioredoxin family protein; its protein translation is MRELDWEGLQTVAAAPVRPVVVDVWDPCCPPCVALGPYFEELGESYGDRLDFYKYNRAEDRRIMQGLSLRGVPTLLFYLPGGELMRRLTGDQEATREALRQGLEDLLARVAG